One Phaseolus vulgaris cultivar G19833 chromosome 2, P. vulgaris v2.0, whole genome shotgun sequence DNA window includes the following coding sequences:
- the LOC137809642 gene encoding uncharacterized protein: protein MSDLLDLASGDQEINITVLQLWMMYLSGLCFDEGKHNIYGFLDPQITQSIGNKKSETQTYITTALKNGGKHIYFAPYIHERHWQLLIISVQDHTAAWFCSLHKKPPAYFKNIIDSAYSGYNMLCGRRTSNAQKLTWMYLKSNRQPQNYECGYYVMQWMLTILQAEIMKGWDKVIPQYNKHFKI, encoded by the exons atgtctgatttgttggaccttgcatccggagatcaagagattaacataacagttctgcaattatggatgat gtatctttctggattatgctttgatgaggggaaacataatatatatgggtttttagaccctcaaatcactcaatcaattggaaacaagaagtcggaaacacaaacatacatcaccactgccttaaagaatggtggaaaacacatttattttgctccgtacatccatga gcgtcattggcaactattgatcatatctgttcaagatcataccgctgcatggttttgctccttgcataaaaaacctcctgcctattttaaaaacattatagatag tgcttactctggatataatatgttgtgtgggaggagaacttcaaacgcacaaaaactcacttggatgtaccttaag tccaacaggcaacctcaaaattatgagtgcggttattatgttatgcagtggatgtTGACTATTTTGCAAGCTGAAATTATGAAAGGTTGGGATAaggtaatacctcaatacaataaacactttaaaatttga
- the LOC137809164 gene encoding uncharacterized protein, whose amino-acid sequence MGPISTDELHLFHKTHREVFCFLVFRLHRDMTQSLLVMALWIWLEHNGYPNFSHKVMDLSPASINDLVDEAVSCLKCLERENFATPNDGGLPSTKSLTQKGISLRIFKEKRYTIIAGIKSVLKNICARIFGDVLQIIIRSKNINRGRTSRGNMSDKALTIPGFPHPLFGAFNINPPDTTMNLDLFDLRIWMKGPCDDVSTDDKSMFLTFSRGFPVSEGEVIKLFKRSYGDCVENLSMGNTSVQDQSLFAIMVLKNVGTVDQILNGKHVAKLQINRKHIWARKYERRD is encoded by the coding sequence ATGGGTCCAATTTCCACAGACGAGCTTCACCTATTTCACAAAACTCACCGTGAGGTCTTCTGTTTTCTGGTCTTTAGACTGCATCGTGACATGACACAGTCCCTTCTGGTCATGGCATTGTGGATTTGGCTTGAACACAATGGATACCCCAATTTCAGCCACAAAGTGATGGATTTATCTCCTGCTTCTATCAATGATCTTGTTGATGAAGCAGTATCTTGCTTAAAGTGCCTAGAGAGAGAAAATTTTGCCACCCCAAATGATGGTGGTTTGCCCTCAACAAAAAGTTTAACACAAAAGGGCATATCTCTTAGAATATTTAAGGAAAAAAGGTACACCATAATAGCTGGTATAAAGAGTGTACTAAAAAATATCTGTGCTCGAATTTTTGGTGATGTTTTGCAGATAATCATAAGAAGCAAGAACATCAACAGAGGTCGCACATCACGAGGTAACATGTCAGATAAGGCTCTCACCATCCCAGGTTTTCCACACCCTTTGTTTGGTGCCTTCAACATTAATCCACCAGACACAACGATGAACCTCGACTTATTTGATCTGAGAATTTGGATGAAGGGACCTTGTGATGATGTCAGCACTGATGATAAATCCATGTTTCTAACATTTTCTAGAGGCTTCCCTGTGTCAGAAGGTGAGgtgataaaattgtttaaacGTTCATATGGAGACTGTGTGGAGAACTTGTCTATGGGAAATACTAGTGTGCAAGACCAATCTTTATTTGCGATAATGGTTTTGAAGAATGTGGGAACAGTTGATCAAATTTTGAATGGGAAACATGTTGCGAAGCTTCAGATAAATAGAAAACATATTTGGGCTCGCAAGTACGAGCGTCGTGATTAA